A stretch of the Halomonas sp. BDJS001 genome encodes the following:
- the aroE gene encoding shikimate dehydrogenase has protein sequence MTDRYCVFGNPVKHSKSPQIHAEFAHQTQQALEYSAEEAPVDGFASAWRAFIDAGGRGANVTVPFKEDAFALCDTLSHRARRAGAVNTLILGGNGRTYGDTTDGIGLVRDLAYHRVALAGKRILVVGAGGAVRGILEPLLAEQPRQVVVVNRTAAKAEQLASDFADLGSIRGGGFDTVNGTFDVVINGTSASLSGDLPPLPDTLFNANAWAYDMMYGSEPTVFLQWAGPRGAKLLDGLGMLVEQAAESFFLWRNVRPETASVREMLRQSLNYS, from the coding sequence ATGACTGATCGCTACTGCGTGTTTGGCAATCCGGTCAAGCACTCGAAATCACCGCAGATCCACGCCGAGTTTGCCCATCAAACCCAGCAGGCGCTTGAGTACAGCGCTGAAGAGGCGCCGGTGGATGGCTTTGCCAGTGCCTGGCGCGCCTTTATCGATGCGGGGGGGCGGGGTGCCAACGTGACCGTGCCGTTCAAAGAGGATGCCTTCGCGCTGTGCGACACCTTGAGTCACCGCGCCCGTCGTGCGGGGGCGGTGAATACGCTGATTCTGGGCGGCAATGGCCGTACCTACGGCGATACCACCGATGGCATTGGCTTGGTACGCGATTTGGCCTATCACCGCGTGGCGTTAGCGGGAAAGCGTATATTGGTGGTAGGCGCCGGTGGCGCTGTGCGCGGTATTCTGGAGCCACTGCTTGCCGAGCAGCCCAGGCAAGTCGTCGTGGTTAATCGCACCGCCGCCAAAGCCGAGCAATTGGCCAGCGATTTTGCCGATCTAGGGTCTATCCGCGGCGGCGGTTTTGATACCGTGAACGGTACATTTGATGTAGTGATTAACGGCACCAGCGCCAGCCTCTCAGGCGATTTACCGCCATTGCCGGATACGTTGTTTAATGCTAACGCCTGGGCCTACGACATGATGTACGGATCCGAGCCGACCGTGTTTTTACAGTGGGCGGGCCCACGGGGGGCGAAACTGCTCGACGGATTGGGCATGTTGGTCGAACAGGCCGCCGAGTCGTTTTTCCTGTGGCGCAATGTGCGTCCTGAAACCGCGTCCGTGCGCGAAATGCTGCGGCAATCACTTAACTATTCATAG
- a CDS encoding M48 family metallopeptidase — MRWLRPLAITALSASIAACTTSPTGRSQLLLLSDSELNEMGRQAFTQYQQELPTADQASHRYVQCIADAIVAELPAQQQQLDWQIRVFKSEQPNAFALPGGYMGVNTGMLDIATSQDQLASVIGHEIGHVLANHANERASTESATSLGLSVISSSSGMQSAGGQQLMGVLGMGAQYGIVLPFSRAHESEADVIGLDLMAQAGFDPRESVTLWENMQAVSGGASPPPWMSTHPGQGQRIEGLQANMDRALARYEQARSSGRTPNCPRP; from the coding sequence ATGCGCTGGCTTCGCCCCCTTGCTATTACCGCACTAAGTGCGTCTATCGCCGCTTGTACTACCTCGCCTACCGGGCGCTCACAACTGTTGTTGCTCTCGGATAGCGAACTAAACGAGATGGGCCGTCAGGCATTCACGCAGTATCAGCAGGAACTACCCACGGCCGATCAGGCCAGTCATCGCTACGTGCAGTGTATTGCCGACGCCATCGTGGCGGAGCTCCCCGCCCAACAGCAACAGCTAGATTGGCAAATTCGCGTATTTAAATCCGAACAACCCAATGCCTTCGCGCTACCCGGCGGCTATATGGGCGTGAATACCGGCATGCTGGATATTGCCACTAGCCAAGACCAGTTGGCTTCCGTAATTGGTCACGAAATTGGTCACGTACTGGCCAATCATGCCAATGAACGCGCCTCTACCGAGAGCGCCACCTCGTTAGGCCTGTCAGTTATTTCCAGTAGCTCGGGCATGCAGTCCGCCGGAGGTCAACAATTGATGGGCGTACTCGGTATGGGCGCGCAGTACGGCATTGTACTGCCGTTCTCACGAGCCCATGAGAGTGAGGCAGATGTCATCGGCCTGGATCTAATGGCACAGGCCGGTTTTGATCCACGTGAAAGCGTTACCCTGTGGGAAAATATGCAGGCGGTTTCGGGCGGCGCATCACCGCCTCCCTGGATGTCGACCCACCCAGGACAGGGCCAGCGCATTGAAGGCCTGCAAGCCAATATGGATCGTGCCCTGGCCCGCTATGAACAGGCGCGCAGCAGTGGTCGCACCCCCAACTGCCCACGTCCTTAA
- the dprA gene encoding DNA-processing protein DprA: MDAQAWLVVNALPGMGALRIAQLLARQPQWPEGWLAALPSRAASELRLWLEHPARSSLQKVVDEALAWQQSGPSRHVLHRDHPAWPALLNELPDPPVVLWAQGDLDALEGPKLAIVGTRRPTGEGNHNAQIFARDLARRGWCVVSGMALGVDGVAQRAALNAGGRTIAVLGCGVDVIYPASHRDLHEQLSSLPGGLVVSEHPPGTVARPAFFPRRNRIVTGLSLGTLVVEATEKSGSLVSARLTLEQDRELFVLPGSLHNVQARGCLTLLRQGSAHLACSVDDIISDLGHWAEAFIPSDDATQPTSPEQAEKPPEQAPLPETLPDPLLMSLSATPTPIDLLVHATGVAVSDCQQRLLMLELEGWVTQQAGGWVRLPRP, from the coding sequence ATGGACGCCCAGGCGTGGCTGGTGGTCAATGCGTTGCCGGGTATGGGGGCGCTGAGAATTGCGCAATTATTAGCTCGTCAGCCGCAGTGGCCGGAAGGCTGGCTGGCAGCGCTGCCCAGCCGTGCAGCCAGCGAGTTGCGCCTGTGGCTTGAACATCCCGCCCGCAGCTCGTTGCAAAAGGTGGTTGATGAGGCCCTGGCGTGGCAGCAGAGCGGCCCAAGTCGCCATGTGCTGCATCGCGACCACCCCGCCTGGCCTGCGCTGTTAAATGAGTTGCCCGACCCACCCGTGGTGCTCTGGGCCCAGGGGGATCTTGACGCCCTGGAGGGCCCCAAACTTGCTATAGTCGGCACGCGCCGTCCAACCGGCGAAGGTAACCACAATGCGCAAATTTTTGCCCGAGATCTGGCCCGCCGCGGTTGGTGTGTGGTCAGCGGCATGGCGTTAGGGGTTGACGGCGTAGCCCAGCGGGCGGCCCTGAATGCCGGTGGGCGCACAATTGCCGTACTCGGTTGCGGTGTGGATGTGATCTATCCCGCCTCCCACCGTGATCTTCACGAGCAGCTTAGTTCTCTACCCGGTGGCCTGGTGGTGTCGGAACATCCGCCAGGCACCGTGGCCCGCCCGGCATTTTTTCCGCGCCGTAATCGAATCGTTACTGGCCTCTCACTCGGCACGTTAGTGGTCGAAGCCACCGAAAAAAGCGGCTCGCTGGTGAGCGCGCGGCTCACCTTAGAGCAAGATCGGGAGCTGTTTGTGCTGCCCGGCTCGCTGCACAACGTCCAGGCCCGCGGCTGCCTGACACTGCTGCGTCAGGGCAGCGCCCACCTGGCCTGCAGTGTCGACGACATCATTAGCGATCTTGGCCACTGGGCGGAGGCGTTTATCCCGTCCGATGACGCCACTCAGCCAACCTCACCCGAGCAAGCCGAAAAACCACCTGAACAAGCGCCGCTGCCCGAGACCTTGCCCGACCCCTTATTAATGTCACTCTCGGCCACGCCGACGCCGATTGATCTGTTGGTGCACGCCACCGGTGTGGCGGTCAGCGACTGCCAGCAGCGCTTGCTGATGCTGGAGTTAGAGGGGTGGGTAACCCAGCAGGCGGGAGGCTGGGTGCGGCTGCCAAGGCCATGA
- the hemF gene encoding oxygen-dependent coproporphyrinogen oxidase, translating into MAHEHLDDVKRYLLDLQDRLCAGLAKADGAAQFQEDSWERAEGGGGRSRVMTHGGVFEKGGVNFSHVYGTQLPPSATAARPELTGRSFHAVGVSWVLHPENPHVPTSHGNVRFFIAEKAGEPPVWWFGGGFDLTPFYPVMEDVVHWHQVAKAACEPFGDDVYARYKAWCDEYFYLKHRDETRGVGGLFFDDLNEGEFADCFALQRAVGDSFLAAYLPIVERRKNDAWGKRERDFQLYRRGRYVEFNLVWDRGTLFGLQSGGRTESILMSMPPMARWEYAFEPEPGSAEARLQAFLQPRDWLGEFAGDVSQPIAESHHD; encoded by the coding sequence GTGGCCCACGAGCACCTTGATGACGTTAAACGCTACCTTCTTGATCTGCAGGATCGGCTCTGCGCCGGATTGGCGAAAGCCGATGGCGCTGCACAGTTCCAGGAAGATAGCTGGGAGCGTGCAGAGGGGGGCGGCGGTCGATCACGGGTGATGACCCATGGCGGCGTGTTTGAAAAGGGTGGCGTCAACTTTTCCCATGTCTATGGCACTCAGTTGCCGCCTTCGGCCACCGCCGCGCGCCCTGAACTGACCGGGCGCAGCTTTCACGCGGTGGGTGTTTCCTGGGTGCTACACCCGGAAAATCCCCATGTGCCCACCAGCCATGGCAACGTGCGCTTCTTTATTGCCGAGAAAGCCGGCGAGCCGCCGGTGTGGTGGTTTGGCGGCGGCTTTGACCTAACGCCGTTTTATCCCGTGATGGAAGACGTGGTGCACTGGCACCAAGTGGCAAAAGCCGCCTGCGAGCCCTTTGGCGACGACGTTTATGCGCGCTATAAAGCCTGGTGCGACGAGTACTTCTACCTCAAACACCGCGATGAAACCCGCGGCGTAGGCGGACTGTTTTTCGATGACCTGAACGAAGGTGAATTTGCCGACTGTTTTGCCCTTCAGCGAGCGGTGGGCGACAGCTTCTTAGCGGCTTATCTACCCATCGTTGAGCGTCGCAAAAATGACGCCTGGGGCAAGCGCGAGCGGGATTTTCAGCTCTACCGCCGTGGCCGCTACGTGGAGTTCAATTTGGTATGGGATCGCGGCACGCTGTTCGGGCTACAGAGCGGCGGGCGCACGGAGTCAATTTTGATGTCTATGCCGCCAATGGCGCGCTGGGAGTATGCTTTTGAGCCAGAGCCGGGTAGCGCCGAAGCGCGTTTGCAGGCGTTCTTGCAACCCCGTGACTGGCTCGGTGAATTTGCTGGAGATGTCTCCCAACCCATAGCGGAGAGCCATCATGACTGA
- a CDS encoding L-threonylcarbamoyladenylate synthase, translated as MSLATDLAPAISALRAGGVIACPTEAVWGLSCDPENDAALAHLMRMKERDPAKGVILVAANVAQFQPWLSQLPLAMHAPLAASWPGPNTWLVPDYGRSHGLVRGAHDRVALRVTDHPVMKALCEAFGGPLVSTSANRSGEPPAMSADEITKIFGDEVAHVVQGELGGNAKPSTIRDLATGKIMRS; from the coding sequence ATGAGTTTGGCGACCGATCTAGCCCCTGCGATTAGCGCGTTACGTGCCGGTGGGGTGATTGCCTGCCCCACCGAAGCGGTTTGGGGGCTGAGCTGTGACCCCGAAAACGACGCAGCCTTAGCCCATCTAATGCGCATGAAAGAGCGCGACCCCGCCAAAGGCGTTATCCTCGTTGCTGCTAATGTGGCCCAGTTTCAACCCTGGCTGAGCCAGCTCCCCCTTGCGATGCATGCGCCCCTGGCGGCAAGCTGGCCGGGGCCCAATACCTGGCTAGTGCCTGATTATGGTCGCAGCCATGGGCTGGTGCGCGGTGCCCACGACCGTGTAGCGCTGCGGGTGACCGACCACCCGGTAATGAAAGCCTTGTGCGAAGCCTTTGGGGGCCCGCTGGTCTCCACCTCGGCCAATCGTTCGGGGGAGCCGCCCGCCATGAGCGCTGACGAGATTACTAAAATTTTTGGCGATGAAGTGGCTCATGTGGTGCAAGGCGAGCTAGGCGGCAATGCTAAGCCCAGCACCATTAGAGACCTGGCCACCGGTAAAATCATGCGCTCTTAA